The Gadus macrocephalus chromosome 21, ASM3116895v1 genome has a segment encoding these proteins:
- the LOC132449660 gene encoding snake venom 5'-nucleotidase-like, with protein sequence MVAPRGTRRTLPLLCLLVVCLDRTLAWDLVLLHTNDVHARMEPTSRESGKCVPAKAQCFAGVARRYWQVNEIRNREKNVLLLDAGDQFQGSVWFNFYKGAEAAFFMNRLRYDAMALGNHEFDNGVDGLVKPFLEDVRFPVLSANLNATLAPKIDGRFEPYKILTVDGQKVGIVGYTSQETPSLSQPGPNLVFGEEVAAVQLQVDKLLTLGVNKIIALGHSGFTKDQEIARKVRGLDVVIGGHTNTFLYTGPPPSTEVPAGDYPFLVQSDHGGTVPVVQAYAFGKYLGYLKLTFDPEGNVKEAKGNPILLDSNVPEDASVAAEVATWRQNLTVYLTKTVGKTLVFLNGTFEECRFRECNLGNLICDAMIHNNIKYADELQWNHVAACILNGGSVRTSINERSADGDITVEDLLAVMPFGGTFDLVQLSGATLLSAFEHAVRRYGQSTGEFLQVSGIRVVYDLSRPPGERVRSLRVLCTECRVPCYEPVDKGALYRVVLPSYLVAGGDGFSMIRDEIVKHDSGDLDIAVLVKYIKERQKVHPALEDRISFYKSSGGRAPGPATPLLVTLLGLVWALYGGL encoded by the exons ATGGTCGCTCCGCGGGGGACCAGGAGGACTCTCCCGCTGCTCTGCCTCCTCGTGGTCTGCCTGGACCGGACTCTGGCCTGGGACCTAGTCCTGCTGCACACCAACGACGTCCACGCCCGGATGGAGCCGACGAGCCGCGAATCGGGGAAGTGCGTCCCCGCCAAGGCTCAATGCTTCGCCGGGGTAGCGCGGAGGTACTGGCAGGTGAACGAAATCCGGAACCGCGAGAAGAACGTTCTCCTGCTGGACGCCGGGGACCAGTTCCAGGGGAGCGTCTGGTTCAACTTCTACAAGGGCGCTGAGGCGGCTTTCTTCATGAACCGTCTGCGGTACGACGCGATG GCGCTGGGGAACCACGAGTTTGACAACGGCGTGGACGGTCTGGTGAAGCCCTTTCTGGAGGACGTGCGGTTCCCCGTGCTCAGCGCCAACCTAAACGCCACCTTGGCGCCGAAGATAGACGGCCGCTTCGAGCCCTACAAGATCCTGACGGTGGACGGGCAGAAGGTGGGCATCGTGGGCTACACCTCCCAGgagaccccctccctctcccagccag GACCCAACCTGGTGTTCGGGGAGGAGGTGGCCGCGGTCCAGCTGCAGGTAGACAAGCTGCTGACCCTTGGGGTCAACAAGATCATCGCCCTGGGTCACTCGGGCTTCACCAAAGACCAGGAGATCGCCAGGAAGGTCCGCGGGCTGGACGTGGTGATCgggggacacacaaacaccttcctgtacacag GGCCCCCCCCGTCCACTGAGGTCCCGGCGGGGGACTATCCCTTCCTGGTGCAGTCCGACCACGGCGGGACGGTCCCGGTGGTGCAGGCCTACGCCTTCGGGAAGTACCTGGGCTACCTgaagctgacctttgacccggaGGGGAATGTGAAGGAGGCCAAAGGGAACCCCATCCTACTGGACAGCAACGTTCCTGAAG ATGCGTCTGTGGCGGCCGAGGTGGCGACCTGGAGGCAGAACCTGACCGTGTACTTGACCAAGACGGTGGGGAAGACACTGGTGTTCCTGAACGGGACCTTCGAGGAATGCCGCTTCCGGGAGTGCAACCTGGGGAACCTCATCTGTGACGCCATG ATCCACAACAACATCAAGTACGCAGACGAGCTCCAGTGGAACCATGTGGCAGCCTGCATCCTGAACGGGGGCTCGGTGCGGACCTCCATCAACGAGAGGAGCGCCGACg GGGACATCACG GTGGAGGACCTGCTTGCGGTGATGCCGTTCGGCGGGACCTTTGACCTGGTGCAGCTGAGTGGCGCCACGCTCCTCAGCGCCTTCGAGCACGCCGTGCGGCGGTACGGACAGTCCACCGGGGAGTTCCTGCAGGTGTCCG ggatCCGGGTGGTGTACGACCTGTCCCGCCCCCCCGGCGAGCGTGTCCGCAGCCTGCGGGTGCTCTGCACCGAGTGCCGGGTGCCCTGCTACGAGCCGGTGGACAAGGGGGCGCTGTACAGGGTGGTGCTGCCCTCCTACCTGGTCGCCGGGGGCGACGGCTTCTCCATGATCCGAGACGAGATCGTCAAGCACGACTCGG GGGACCTGGACATCGCGGTGCTGGTCAAATACATCAAGGAGCGGCAGAAGGTCCACCCCGCCCTGGAGGACCGGATCTCCTTCTACAAGAGCTCTGggggccgggccccggggcccgccaCGCCGCTGCTGGTCACCCTGCTGGGCCTGGTGTGGGCCCTCTACGGGGGTCTCTAG